The Synechococcus sp. MVIR-18-1 region ACATTCATAGGAAATACAAGATCCAAGGCCAAAAAATGCTCGATCGGCTGATGCTGATCAAGCATTCCTTTTCTGCTTAACCGGCAGCACGCGAGCGACGACGCACCACGCGACGACCATCCGGTGTTTGCTCCACCTCCGGCTCGCTGTCAGCACTGGTTGTGACATCTTTGCCCTCAGGTTCGTTTTCGGGCGGTTCTTGCTCCGCAATAAGCCCTACAACAACTGCAGCCTGAATTTGATCAGACAGATCGCCAATCACCATCAGTGCCTTGAGGGTGAGCTCCAAACGAGATTCACGAGGCAAGCCGGGGCGGAGCTTCTTGACAGACCCCCACAGTTCCTGTCCGACCTCTTTGAGTAGCTCCTTGTCCGCCATCTAAATTACTGTCAATCACATCAACTTACCGAACGAACGGTTGGAGGGGTTGCTGAAAACGCTGGTTTACGACGGTGGCTGTCCTTTCTGCGAAGCATTTGCCCTGCGCAGCGAACTAAAAGGTGGCATTCCAGATCTAATGATCCGAGACGGAAGGCTCGACGATGATCTTCGCAACGACTTGCGTCGACGGGGATTCAATTTGAGTCAAGGAGCTGTGTTGATCGACGGAGATCAGATCTGGCATGGAAGCGAAGCTATCTCTGTTCTCTGCAGTCAACTCAAACCAAGCGATCATTTGTTGGCTTTACTGAACGGACTCTTTGGTAATAGCAAACGAGCCAGTTTTCTATACCCGGGGTTGCTCGCAGCCCGTCAATTAGCGCTCACACTAAAAGGACTACCTGTAGACCCAGATCGTGCTTGAGCAGCTTGACAGCGCTGCTCCTCAAGATCCATTTGATATGAGAACTCGCGAATCTCTGCCTGCATCTCCAAGAGCATGACCACGAGTGATTGAGCAAGTTCCCTGCTGAAACTATTCTGCATGGCTGAAGCTCGATACAGGTCAAGACTCTTCTAAGTGACTTGAACGACCGTTCGTGGACAAGGTGAGCTTGCTGTTACACAGCTCAATGCTTTTTAATTCAATGGCGATGTAGCTCCAGTAAAAAAGGGCGCGGACATCGCACGAAAAGATGAAATAAAAACACCCGCTAACCTCAACAACTGCTCAAGCCGACTCTCTCTTCACACCGAATTCGATTAGCACAATTCAAAAACTGGCAAGTTCAACCATTGTCTTTTGAAGACAATCTCAAGCCAGGCTCAAATATTGTCTTGATTCCTACAACAACAGCCCATGCTGCGAAGGAGTTTGCTTCGGAAGCTGAAACCGTTCTGGCGAGCGTTGTGGCACAACCCGATAGCGAACACGCACTTGAGTTTTGGATGCACAATACGTGAGCACACCCAGGAGCAACACCACGAAAACACCCCTCACCACACGACGATTCACCCACTCACCTCATAATTCAGGGTTAAAAATC contains the following coding sequences:
- a CDS encoding TIGR03894 family protein; protein product: MADKELLKEVGQELWGSVKKLRPGLPRESRLELTLKALMVIGDLSDQIQAAVVVGLIAEQEPPENEPEGKDVTTSADSEPEVEQTPDGRRVVRRRSRAAG
- a CDS encoding DCC1-like thiol-disulfide oxidoreductase family protein, encoding MLKTLVYDGGCPFCEAFALRSELKGGIPDLMIRDGRLDDDLRNDLRRRGFNLSQGAVLIDGDQIWHGSEAISVLCSQLKPSDHLLALLNGLFGNSKRASFLYPGLLAARQLALTLKGLPVDPDRA